The Thioalkalivibrio thiocyanodenitrificans ARhD 1 nucleotide sequence ACGCCATGCTCGAACTCCGGCGCCATGCTGTCGCCCAGGACCCGGAGGGCGAATGGTTCGCTGGCTGCACACCCCCCGCCCATGCCCGCGTCGACACTGTCCGACCCCATGGTCCCTGGATCAAAAACGCCGTAATCACTCATGGTTTACCTCCGGTACCGACCCGGTGGTGGTGTACCTGGCCGTGTGTACTGAACAGGCTTTCCGCCGTGTGATCCGTGCCCGGCTTGAACCACTGCAGCCGCTCGTGCAATGTCACCACCTCGCCCACGATAATCAGCGTGGGCGGCTGCACATCATGGTCCTTCACGATCTCGGGAAGCGTTTCCAGCGTACCCACCATGACCCGCTGGTTCTGGGTGGTGCCCTGCTCCACCAATGCGGCCGGAGTATTTGACGGCATGCCGTGGTCGATCATTTCCCGGCAAATGACGGGCAGCCCCAGCAGGCCCATGTAGAACACCACCGTCTGACGCGGCTGGGCCAGCATGTTCCAGTTGAGATCGATGGTGCCATCGCGCAGATGCCCGGTGGCGAACACCAATGCCTGAGCATAATCCCGATGGGTGAGCGGAATGCCGGCGAAGGCGGCACAACCCGCAGCGGCGGTGATGCCGGGTACCACCTGGAATGGAATTCCCTCCTGCATGAGGGTATCGATCTCCTCACCGCCACGGCCGAAGATAAACGGATCGCCTCCCTTGAGACGCAGCACCCGCTTGCCCTCCTTGGCCAGTCGCACCAGCAGGCGATTGATGTCCTCCTGTGGCAGCGTGTGCTGATTGCGCTTCTTGCCCGCGTAGATCATCTCCGCGTCACGGCGCACCAGTTCCAGGATGGCCGGCGATACCAGGTTGTCGTGGACCACCACATCCGCCAGCTGCATCAATCGAAGGGCACGAAAGGTGAGCAGATCCGGGTCGCCGGGACCGGCGCCCACGAGAAACACCTCGCCGCCCGAATCGCGCTGGTCAAGGCCGGTTTCGACCGCCCGGTCCAGGGCCTCCCGGGCCGCATCCTCCCTGCCGGACAGAAACAGTTCCGTCACAGGCCCCTCCAGAAGGCGTTCCCAGAAGCGGCGCCGCAGCTCGCCGTCGGCGATACGCTCCTTTACCCGCAGACGGTAGCCTTCCACCAGGGCGGCCAGGCGGCCGTAGGCGGCAGGAATGAAGCTTTCGATACGGGAACGGAACAGGCGTGCCAGCACCGGCGAGGATCCGCCGGTTGAAATGGCCACCTGAAGCGGGGAACGATCCACCATGGAGGGGGTAATGAAGCCGCACAACTCCGGCTGGTCCACCACGTTGACCGGGATCGAGCGCTGCATGCACAACTCCGAGACGCGGCGATTGACCTGCTGATCATCCGTGGCGGCGATCACCAGCACACGGTCGACTACGTCGTCGTCCTCGAAGCCACGCGCCAGGTGCTCGATGGCATCCTGCCCTTTCAGCGCCTGCAGTTCGCCGCAGAGAGCGGGCGATACCACCGTGACCCGGGCATGGGCCTTGCGCAGCAGCGAGACCTTGCGGTACGCGATGGGACCGCCGCCCACCACCAGACAGGGACGCCCCTCGAGCCGCATGAAGATGGGAAAGAAGTCCATGGAATGCTCCCGCGCAGGGGGTCAGGAAATGCCGGCCTCGGCAATCAGTGCATCGAGTTCGCCTTCCATGTCCAGCTCCACCAGGTCATCGTAGCCGCCCACATGGCGGTCACCAATAAAGATCTGCGGCACACTGCGCCGCCGGGTCATGCGAAACATCTTCGCCAGTTCTTCCCGGTCCCGGTCCACCCGGACCTTTTCCAGATGGCCTCCAAGCCCCCTGCGCACCAGCAGGCGTTCGGCCCGGTCGCAATAGGGACAGATCGCGGTGCAGTACATGCGAATCACGCTCATGGCGGAGCTTTCCGTGGGCTTTGCGTTCAGGGCTGGGAAAGCCTCAGTTGAGGCGCTTGAAGACATCCATCTCGGCCGGATCAAAACCCGCCTTCTCATACCATCTGCGCGCCGCCTCGAGATCACGCTCGACCCCGTTGCCCTGCTCGTACATCATGGCAAGTGTGGTCTGGGAACCGGCAAGTCCCTGATTGGCGGCCAGTTCGAACCAGTGTGCGGCCTGCCTTGCATCCTGCTCAAGGCATTCGCCTTCCAGGAACATGAAGCCCAGACCGTGCTGGGCCATGGCGTGGCCCTGGTCGGCTGCGGCGCGCATCCACCGGGCGGCGGCGTCCGGATTCGGTGTGCCGCCCAGACCGTTCTGGCACATGATGGCCACCCGATACTGGGCCTCGGCGTTGCCGCCCTCGGCCAGGGGCGTCAGCAACTGCATCGCCCTTGCGAAGTGCTTGGCCTCGAAAGCGGAAATGCCGCTTTGCAGGTCCATGTGGTCGTTGTCTGCAGATTGCTTCATCAATCCTGGTACCCGTGATTTGTCCGGCATGAGAAAGTTCAGATGCAGGACAGGATGCCCTGCGGGGATGCGCCGCGGAGGGCGGCGGGCCGGAATTTATCCCAGCTTGCTAAAGGGTCATGGTGACGCAAAGACATGGCCCTCAGGAACCCTCTCAATGGGGATATACGCCGTCCGAAGCGGCCACCGCTATAATCCGGGCCTTGGCACAAGGCCCCTACAGCCGCCGGGAACACGCCGGTTTACGCGGTTTCGCGGCCGAACGAGGCCCGGGATCACCCATCAGTCCTTGCGCAGGTTGCAGAATGCCCGAAAGCCAACACGCCTTACAGGATACTGCGGCCATTATACTGCCCTGCATGCAGAAGGTCGCCACCGGGCCGATTCGCGAGCACTTGGTCTGTGCGGGTCCCCCGGGCCTGCGGCATCCGGAGCGGGCGAAGACCCCAAGGGTCGGCACGGTCATGGTCCGCTGTGTGCAGGGCCCCGTTTCCGCTCACGACCGGTTCATTGGCTGAGCAATCCGAGCAACCCTACTCCAACAGCAGTATTCGCGGAGTTCCGCGATCGAATCCGAGGAGATGAACATGGACAACAAGACCTACTACGAGACCACGACCAAGATGGAAAGCGTCGGCGTGGACGAAGCCTACATCCTGGGCTGGCAGACCGGCTTCCTGCACAATCCGAAGCTCGAAGAACAGCGCGTGACCGAGGCCTACGAGGCCGGGTACAACGACGGGCGGGAAGGCAAGACCGACGGCTACAACAACTGGACGAAGCAGTAAAGGCTGTCCGTGGTCAGTGGTCCGTTGTCAGTTGAAAAAGGCAGAAATCAACTGACTACGGACCACTGACCACGGGCAAACTCAGTCCTCGGCCATGGGGCGGACCGGGCCCGCTTTGCCGGGGCCGGAGCGGTCGTCGGAGCCCGCCAGCAGGGCATCGAGGGAGGCCGTGTACTTCTCAACGGCCTCCGGGCCCTCGATGGCGACCACCTGGTCGATGGCCCATTGTCGGTTGGCGGGGCCAAGGGTCTCGCTGACCCATTCGGCGAAGGCCCGCAGCAAGCCGAACCCCGGGCCCTCAACGAGGCTGTACTTGCACTCCGCATACACGCTGTTGCGCGCGTTCAGCTTCTCTATGAAGGCACGCCGGTAATCCGCCGGCGTCATGTGCTTCTGGTCCTCGGGCGGGCGGTTGTCCGCGCGATTCTCCTCCACCAGACCTGCCAGGCGCAGTGCCATGGCGGTGATGAAGCGAGCCCGTTCCTCTTCGGTAAACTTGCCGTACACCTGGTGATCCGTGAGGTGCAGCAGGAAGATCGCAAACTCCTCGATCACGTCGAGGCGTTGATACTGGGTTTGCGTCTCGAACGCCTCGTTCTCGAGATTCAACACGCCGTTGCATGCCACACGCCAGGCATTGGCGGCGCTCACCGTGGCCACATCCTCCAGGGTGCGGGCACGGTCCCCCTGCTTCCAGCGATTGCGCAGCCGAAGGCTCATGCCGCCACCTTCAGGCTGGCGCTTACACCATCCCAGAAGCGCAGGCGTGCCTCGATGGCCGCGCGCGCCGCCTCCTCCGCCTCCCGAATCTTCCGGGGATCGCCGCCGCACAGCATGTCCAGCATGCGAAGCGAGAGCGGGCCATGGGAGCCCTCATCCAGATGAATATGTCG carries:
- a CDS encoding Alvin_2107 family globule sulfur oxidation protein encodes the protein MDNKTYYETTTKMESVGVDEAYILGWQTGFLHNPKLEEQRVTEAYEAGYNDGREGKTDGYNNWTKQ
- the cysG gene encoding siroheme synthase CysG, which gives rise to MDFFPIFMRLEGRPCLVVGGGPIAYRKVSLLRKAHARVTVVSPALCGELQALKGQDAIEHLARGFEDDDVVDRVLVIAATDDQQVNRRVSELCMQRSIPVNVVDQPELCGFITPSMVDRSPLQVAISTGGSSPVLARLFRSRIESFIPAAYGRLAALVEGYRLRVKERIADGELRRRFWERLLEGPVTELFLSGREDAAREALDRAVETGLDQRDSGGEVFLVGAGPGDPDLLTFRALRLMQLADVVVHDNLVSPAILELVRRDAEMIYAGKKRNQHTLPQEDINRLLVRLAKEGKRVLRLKGGDPFIFGRGGEEIDTLMQEGIPFQVVPGITAAAGCAAFAGIPLTHRDYAQALVFATGHLRDGTIDLNWNMLAQPRQTVVFYMGLLGLPVICREMIDHGMPSNTPAALVEQGTTQNQRVMVGTLETLPEIVKDHDVQPPTLIIVGEVVTLHERLQWFKPGTDHTAESLFSTHGQVHHHRVGTGGKP
- a CDS encoding tetratricopeptide repeat protein — translated: MKQSADNDHMDLQSGISAFEAKHFARAMQLLTPLAEGGNAEAQYRVAIMCQNGLGGTPNPDAAARWMRAAADQGHAMAQHGLGFMFLEGECLEQDARQAAHWFELAANQGLAGSQTTLAMMYEQGNGVERDLEAARRWYEKAGFDPAEMDVFKRLN
- the grxC gene encoding glutaredoxin 3; this encodes MSVIRMYCTAICPYCDRAERLLVRRGLGGHLEKVRVDRDREELAKMFRMTRRRSVPQIFIGDRHVGGYDDLVELDMEGELDALIAEAGIS